CGTTTAATCCTTCACCATTATCCCGGGCTGTTTCATTGGGATTAATCGTAATGAACCCAATTTTATTTTGAGCGCTGGCGACCGCCAAAGGATTATATCGATCCTGCCACGCCTTGACCCATGGACAGGAATTGCAGGTGAAATTCACTAGTAAGCCATTTTCCATTTTTACGTCATTGAGACTGACCATCTTTCCGCTAATGTCAGTCATTTTAATATCTCCCAACGGTATGGAAGCTCCGAGTTCCAATTCACCGGCAAAAGTAAAGGTTAGTAAAAGTGCTAAAATTGTTGATGTTTTAAGTTGTTTAATCATTGTATTTCTCCCCTTTTGAAGTGCTTAATATTACAGGATATTTTCCAATTTGCAAAATCGGACCTTCCGTCCATTGGTTTAGTAAACTTTTTTCGAGGGTAAAAACAATATCTTTGAAAAACAAATAACATAATACTCCCAGTCTCATAAATTGGGACACCACTCTTGAAAGAGGGGAATAAAAAGGATATTTCAATGGGTTTGTCTCATAAATAATTCAAAACTGCTTTGGAAATCTGTATATCCTGAACTGCTACGCCAGTCAAATCCGCAATGGTAATCTCATCATCATTTTTCCTGCCATTGCATTTTCCATAGATAATTTCGCCAATTTCAACCACATCATTCATGGTAAAACCATTTTTTATTGCTTGGTGAATTTCTCCCCTTAATTCACATTGGGATCTGCTATCCGCCACCACAAGGTCTGCTTGAGAAAGTATGGATGATGCCAACTCTTGCTTAGTCATTGTATCCGATCCCATTGCAGTAATGTGGGTTCCCGGTTTTACACGATGGATCAATGGCACTTCACTCGCGGTACAAGTGATAATCAATTGGCACTGATCTATAATATGATCCATGTCAATTGTTGTTGTGATTTCATAACCACTATCTTTCATATTCGATTGATATTTTAACAAGGATATCTTGCTTCTCCCCCAAACAATGGCGGATTCACAATCAATGATACTGTTTAAATATTTAAGCTGCATTTTACCCTGAACCCCCGTGCCAATAATGCCAATTTTTTTCACGTTTTTTGGAGCCAAATGTTTGGCGCAGATGGCACCGGCGACGGCAGTACGGACATCCGTTAGATAGGATTCATCCTTCAATACTGCCAACGGCTGACCAGTTTTTTGGTTGAAAATCAACATCATTCCATTGCCGCCTGGGAGGCCCAAATCAGAATTACGAGAAAAACCCGAAGCAATTTTTATAACATATACATCATCATTTTTGATATAACCATACTTAATATGGACATCACCGGGTGGTACGTCAAAATGCATCTCACCTACTGGTGGCACTACCACATCACCCTTAGAATAAGCGGCGAAGCCCCTTTCGATCTCCTCCACTAAATTGATGTGGGGAAGAACTGATTTGATCTCTTCTAGATTAACAATTCGCATCACAGAATTGATTTCAAAACTTCTGTACTGATGTTGCCACCGCACATAACGATGACCACCGTTTGACCTTTAAATTTATCTTTCAATTGCATAAATCCAGCAATGGCCGCTCCGGCCGCTCCTTCGATGAGTTGATGGTGTTTTTCCACTCCGACTTTGACACCTTCAGCAATCTCATCTTCTGTAACCAAAATAAATTCATCTATAATATTTTGACATAATTCAAATGTAATTGATCCTATTTCCACACCGCCGGCGGTGCCGTCTGAAAGGGTGTCCTTAGAAGGTAAATCCAACTGTTGTCCCGCTTTTAGGGATTCATACATAACACAAGAGTTTTTTGGCGAGACGCCAACTATATTAATATTTTCATTCATGGATTTAAGATAGCCTCCCACACCGGAAATTAATCCGCCGCCGCCTACAGAAATAAGAACTGAATCTAGAGGTGCCAATTCATTCCAAATCTCAACGCCCATGGTCCCCTGACCGCAAATAATATCTGGATCATTGTAGGGTGAAATGTACGTGGCGCCCGTAGTGATTGAAATTTCTTGGGCACGATCCTCAGCATTGATACAGTCATTGCCAAAATATTCCACCTCGCCACCCAAGTTGAGAATATTCTCAACTTTATTTTTATGAATATTTTTAGGAACAATAATCTGTCCTTTAATCCCAAGGATAGACATAGCCAAAGAACAGGCGGCACCATGATTCCCTGTGGAAGCGGTTACCACACCTTTGGACTTTTCCTCCTCAGTCAAAGCAGTCATTTTACTGATAGCACCGCGAAACTTAAATGAACCTGTTTTCTG
This portion of the Candidatus Neomarinimicrobiota bacterium genome encodes:
- a CDS encoding redoxin domain-containing protein is translated as MIKQLKTSTILALLLTFTFAGELELGASIPLGDIKMTDISGKMVSLNDVKMENGLLVNFTCNSCPWVKAWQDRYNPLAVASAQNKIGFITINPNETARDNGEGLNDMKAFAKKYGHDFLYTVDEGSKLASAFGATKTPHVYLFDGKGKLVYRGAIDDNARKPKKVKEPYLMNAIHAVGKGQIVSVTETRALGCGIKFAEK
- a CDS encoding ornithine cyclodeaminase family protein, with amino-acid sequence MMRIVNLEEIKSVLPHINLVEEIERGFAAYSKGDVVVPPVGEMHFDVPPGDVHIKYGYIKNDDVYVIKIASGFSRNSDLGLPGGNGMMLIFNQKTGQPLAVLKDESYLTDVRTAVAGAICAKHLAPKNVKKIGIIGTGVQGKMQLKYLNSIIDCESAIVWGRSKISLLKYQSNMKDSGYEITTTIDMDHIIDQCQLIITCTASEVPLIHRVKPGTHITAMGSDTMTKQELASSILSQADLVVADSRSQCELRGEIHQAIKNGFTMNDVVEIGEIIYGKCNGRKNDDEITIADLTGVAVQDIQISKAVLNYL
- a CDS encoding threonine/serine dehydratase translates to MISFPKDVISAHERSNSYIRHTALDHSPFLSNIIDGDVYLKLDNIQKTGSFKFRGAISKMTALTEEEKSKGVVTASTGNHGAACSLAMSILGIKGQIIVPKNIHKNKVENILNLGGEVEYFGNDCINAEDRAQEISITTGATYISPYNDPDIICGQGTMGVEIWNELAPLDSVLISVGGGGLISGVGGYLKSMNENINIVGVSPKNSCVMYESLKAGQQLDLPSKDTLSDGTAGGVEIGSITFELCQNIIDEFILVTEDEIAEGVKVGVEKHHQLIEGAAGAAIAGFMQLKDKFKGQTVVIVMCGGNISTEVLKSIL